AATCATCCGACCGGGTTGGGCAAAACTGTCATAGGCCTGCCTGACCCGCTGCCGGGCGAAGTGCCGGGTGCTCGGCGGCAACCGCCGCACGTACAGGTCGAGCATCAGCCGTTCCCGGCCACCGGCAGCGCGGACCGTGCGGATCAATTCCAGGTTCTCGAAGAGCACATCGCCGTCGTAGCCGGCCGCTCGCAGCTGCGGGCTCAGCCGCAACGCCAGCGTTCCGGGAAAGTCAGCACCGATCACCGCGCGATTCAGCAGCGAACGAGCGGTGTCCCAACGGGCATGCCAGGGCAGCGGCCGGAAGTAGTTCTGCGGGCGTACCAGTTCGGCGGTGTCCAGAGCCAGCTCCACCCGGTGAAGCTGGGCCGGCTCGTAGCGCACGTCGTCGTCGGCGATGACCACCTTGTCCGAACCGCACAGCCGAAACCCGGTGACCACCCCGTTCACCTTGCCGTTGCGAAACCGAACGTCGTCAGCGGGACGGACATGGGTGACTGCAGAATTCAGCAGCGCGCGGTGAGCGTCGAAGACCTCCGGCGGCGATCCGTCGACCACTATCACCTGCGCGGATTCGCTCAGCTGATTGAGATAGCCCGCCAGTTCGCCGATGTCACGGCCCTGATCGGATTTGATGGGAAGGATGTAATTCAGGGCCATCACTGCGCAGTCACCCGGCCACGGCCCCGGCGCCAGTGGTGCTCACGACGTCCCGGTCGGCGGGTCGCTCGGTTTCGGCCGTGCGCAGTGAGGAGCTTCCCGTTGTCCAGCAGCTGAGCAGGTGCTCGGCGAAGACGTTGTCCAGGTGCAACGCGCAGGCGGCGCCGAACAGGACGTCGTCGGCCAGTTCCGGCTCGTCGGCCACCAGCGAGCCGCACAGGTCATGCGCCGCCAGTTGCTCGTGCAGGGCGTCGGCGGTCACATGCTCGTCGTAGAACCGGGTGGCCGTGGCGTCCCCGCCCAGGCGCCGCAGGCCTTTGCCGTAACGGCGATTGGGGGTCGAGGAGGTCATCTCGAAGGCGGCGAGGTGCCCGGCCAGGGCGCCGCGGTTCTCCCGGTGCAGGCCGAAATAGGACATCAGGTTGTTGATCGCCAGCGTGACTCCGGGCACCTGGTCGAGGTAGTGGCCGTAGCTGTCGTCCAGGCCGAGACTGCGCATGGTCGCCCGGAACAGCTCCGAGTGCATCCGGCTCACCGAACCGGCGCCGTACTCGTCGGACAGGATCTCTACCAGCGCGGCCTTGGCCTTGCCGCGCAGTCGCGGGATCGCCCAGCTGTGCGGATCGGCCTCTTTCAGATGGTAGATCGAGCGGTGCGTGACGAATTCCCGGAACTCCTCGGCAGTGGCGCTGGACTGCAGCTGACGGGAGAGTTCAGGACCGCTGTCGGCGTCGATCAGAGCCCGCAGCCGGTCGGCGATCGAATTCCC
The Jatrophihabitans sp. DNA segment above includes these coding regions:
- a CDS encoding iron-containing redox enzyme family protein, whose product is MRLPIARGPLTDELISALRRPAGSVRLFGAGLALDPPAAVLADDDLQLGLWTCYELHYGGFTDAQPGWEWEPELMSWTRALEDLFSSALRGCVRLEPAPAGNSIADRLRALIDADSGPELSRQLQSSATAEEFREFVTHRSIYHLKEADPHSWAIPRLRGKAKAALVEILSDEYGAGSVSRMHSELFRATMRSLGLDDSYGHYLDQVPGVTLAINNLMSYFGLHRENRGALAGHLAAFEMTSSTPNRRYGKGLRRLGGDATATRFYDEHVTADALHEQLAAHDLCGSLVADEPELADDVLFGAACALHLDNVFAEHLLSCWTTGSSSLRTAETERPADRDVVSTTGAGAVAG